TTGGCGAAATTTTTCCACTTGTGCGGCAATAACATCGCGTGAATAAACATAAAACACTTTTTTATCTAACATGGCGCTAATTTGCATCATGGTAAAACCCGCAACATGGATCTGACCATCAACAGCAGCAAACTGATCCATTACCTGATGTTTAGGTGCAACTTTAGTTAGCATTATTACCTTCTCCACTGCTACTAGTATCGTTAATGCTTTTGCTTAGCTGTTTATTGTTTATCTGCTGAAAGTAATCGCGATATTGGCCTGCTAATGTATTACGATCTATTTTGCCATTAGCATTTTTTGGCATCTGTTGTAACTGAATTAACTGCTTAGGTAACATATAATTAGGTAAGATTCTTTTTAATTGTAATAACCATTCAGCAGTGTTTATATCCGCACCTTGCTGGCAAGCAAAAATGACTAAAATAGCTTGGCCGAGTTCTGCATGTTCAATCCCTAATGCAGCAACATCGGTTAGCTCATTGCTTAATTGATATACGGCTTCTTCAACTTCGGTTGGACTGATCCGATAGCCTGAGCTTTTAATCATCTCATCGCGACGGCCAATAAAATATAAATAGCCTTCACTATCAAAGCGCACGGTATCGCCAGACCATACCGCGCGTGGCGGCAGTTGAATACCTTTAGGTGCCACCGGATCAAACTTAAATCGCTCGGCAGTTTTTTCAGGCGCATTCCAATAACCAAGACTGACTAAAGGCCCTCGATGGACTAATTCACCTGGCTCATTAGACCCACATAAACTGCCATCTTCACGCACTACCACAATTTCGGCATTTGGAATCGCTTTACCCATTGAGCCCGGACGATTGGCTAATTCTCTAGGATCTAAGTAAGTGGAGCGAAAGGCCTCCGTTAGCCCATACATTAAATAAGGCTCAGCTTGTTTAAAAATTTGCTGCAACTGGGCTAGCAATGTTTGCGGCATTGCTCCACCAGAATTGGTAATATAACGAACAGAAATAGCACTACCATCATGCCATTTAGCTTTAGCCAGTTGTGACCATAATGGTGGTACAGCCGCTATTGCGGTCACTTTATGTCGCTCTACCGCACGCACCACATCTTGCACCAAAAAAAAGTCTAATAACACCACACTAGCGCCGGTTAAAAATGCGGTAGTCAGTTGGCTTAAACCATAATCAAAACTTAACGGAAGTAAGGCTAAAATGACATCGTGCTGCACATTATGTAAGTAAGACGCCACACTTTGCGCCCCCAATAGCATATTGCGATGTGACAACACCACCCCTTTAGGTTTACCGGTACTTCCTGAGGTATATAAAATAGCTGCCATATCAGCATCGGTTAGTGCTCGGCTGCTTAAACTCTCGACCATTTCGGCTGGTGCACTATGATAAGAAAGCACTTGAAGATGGCCAAGTCTAGTGGGTGGGTTGTCATCGGCATCGGTTAATAATACCGTATGGAGATCCGCACAATGCATTAACTCATCAGCTAAACCTTTTAAGCGGTCTTGGCTGGTAACTAAAATTCTAACATTACAATCTTGTAAAATATAACTGACTTGTTGCGCTTTTAAACCCGCATTTATCGGCACAAATACGCCACCCGCCATAGAACAACCAAAGATAGCGCTTACCGTTTCAAATTGCTTAGGTAAATAAATAGCCACTCGATCAAACCTTTTAAGATCAAGTTGTTGCAATAAAACAGCCGTTTTAGTTAGCGCTGTGGTTAATTCAGAATAGGTTAAGCTGCTTGCTTTGTAATACAGGGCAGGATGATCAGGATACTTGGCAGCTGAGTGCAGTATATAATCGTGGATATTTTTGGTCATGGCGTCCGTTAGACCTTTCACATTTATTCCCTTTATGTGCAATAATAAATTAGATTTGCAATAAAACCGATTAAAATTTATTCGCTCAGTTTTACTTTAGCTGAATAGAGCGCTAACTTGCAAATCAGGGAACGTATTTAGTCACTTAAGGAACTATATTATGCCGCATCAGCAATTACTCGCCGATATTTTGCGATCTGTACTACAAATTGATACTCAATTTGAGGATGACACCTTACTCTTAGGTGCCATACCAGAATTTGACTCTATGGCAGTAATTACCGTTATTACTGAACTAGAAGAACAACTCGGCATTCAAATTGATGATGATGAAATTTCTGCGGAAGTATTTGAAAGTTTTGGTCAATTATATTCATTTATTCAACAAAAACAGGCTGCTTAATAATTTTAGTGGTTATTAGTCTATAAACTTAAGCTGACACTGTGTAGCAAAGGACATTTTATGCATAATTTTTCACGCGTATCCGTTATTGGCTTAGGTTATATAGGCTTACCAACAGCAGCTGTTATCGCTTCACGCGGGGTAGAAGTAATAGGTATCGATGTATCAGAACATGCCGTTAATACGATTAATCAGGGTAAAGTTCATATCGTCGAACCTGATTTAGACATGCTAGTTCAAGCTGCTGTTACCACGGGTAAATTGCGGGCATCGTTAATTCCCGAACCAGCCGAAGCTTTTTTAATTGCAGTGCCAACCCCCTTTAAAGAAGGCAAAGTGCCCGACCTAAGCTTTATCGAAATCGCATTGAAAACCATCGCTCCTGTGATTGAGAAAGGCAATTTAATTATTTTAGAGTCTACATCACCGGTAGGTACAACTGATAAAATTTCACAGTGGCTAGCCGAGTTACGCCCTGATTTAGTGATGCCGCATCAAGATATGGACCATGCTGATGTGTTTATTGCCCATTGTCCTGAACGAGTATTACCGGGTCGGGTGTTACAAGAGTTAGTGAGTAATGACCGCATTATCGGTGGCATTACCGATCGCTGTGCCCAACGTGCTATCGACTTATATAGCCTTTTTGTTCGCGGTGATTGTATTAAAACCAATGCTCGTACAGCTGAAATGGCTAAGTTAACCGAAAACTCATTCCGTGACGTTAATATCGCCTTTGCCAATGAGCTATCCATGATTTGTGATCATTTAAAAATTAATGTTTGGGAGCTTATCAAGCTAGCCAACCGTCATCCCCGAGTTAACATTTTATCCCCAGGTCCGGGTGTTGGTGGTCATTGTATCGCGGTTGACCCTTGGTTTATTGTTGATTCAGCACCGGAACAGGCACAAATTATCCGTAAAGCTCGCGAAATCAACGATAGTAAACCACACTATGTTATAAACAAAGTTAAGCAAGCTGCCGATCAGTTTAAAAAGCCAGTAATTGCTTGTTTAGGTTTAGCTTTTAAAGCTGATATTGACGACCTTAGGGAAAGCCCAGCATTAGATATTGCCTTGCATTTGCTTAATGACAATATTGGTGAGATTGTATTAGTTGAACCCAATATTAAAAAATTACCGAAAAAATATTCAGCGTTTGATAACGCGTTAACGTCTTTACCTCAAGCATTAGAAAAGGCCAATATATTGCTGGTACTGGTAGATCATAAACAGTTTAAAACATTGCATTTAGCAGATGTTGCCAGCAAAGTTGTCATAGATACTCGGGGTATTTTTGGTTAGTTCTATCTATTCAAACTAAATAGAAAAAACAATTGGCTACAAGGAGTGTAACAATGAAAAAAACCACTATTGCCGCTGCAATTATGCTGTCATTACTAACAGCGTGTGGCGGAAAAGAAGCAACCGAGCACTATAGCGACGCCCAAAAATATATTGAGCTTAAACAATATAATGCGGCAATCATTGAATTAAAGTCGGCAATACAACAAGAGCCTGAAAATAGCCAGTATCGTCTGGCATTGGGTAATCTGTATTTAGAATCAGGCAATGTTATATCTGCGCAAAAAGAGTTATTACGAGCGAAGGAAAGTGGCATTC
The sequence above is drawn from the Rheinheimera salexigens genome and encodes:
- the wecC gene encoding UDP-N-acetyl-D-mannosamine dehydrogenase encodes the protein MHNFSRVSVIGLGYIGLPTAAVIASRGVEVIGIDVSEHAVNTINQGKVHIVEPDLDMLVQAAVTTGKLRASLIPEPAEAFLIAVPTPFKEGKVPDLSFIEIALKTIAPVIEKGNLIILESTSPVGTTDKISQWLAELRPDLVMPHQDMDHADVFIAHCPERVLPGRVLQELVSNDRIIGGITDRCAQRAIDLYSLFVRGDCIKTNARTAEMAKLTENSFRDVNIAFANELSMICDHLKINVWELIKLANRHPRVNILSPGPGVGGHCIAVDPWFIVDSAPEQAQIIRKAREINDSKPHYVINKVKQAADQFKKPVIACLGLAFKADIDDLRESPALDIALHLLNDNIGEIVLVEPNIKKLPKKYSAFDNALTSLPQALEKANILLVLVDHKQFKTLHLADVASKVVIDTRGIFG
- a CDS encoding acyl-CoA ligase (AMP-forming), exosortase A system-associated; this translates as MTKNIHDYILHSAAKYPDHPALYYKASSLTYSELTTALTKTAVLLQQLDLKRFDRVAIYLPKQFETVSAIFGCSMAGGVFVPINAGLKAQQVSYILQDCNVRILVTSQDRLKGLADELMHCADLHTVLLTDADDNPPTRLGHLQVLSYHSAPAEMVESLSSRALTDADMAAILYTSGSTGKPKGVVLSHRNMLLGAQSVASYLHNVQHDVILALLPLSFDYGLSQLTTAFLTGASVVLLDFFLVQDVVRAVERHKVTAIAAVPPLWSQLAKAKWHDGSAISVRYITNSGGAMPQTLLAQLQQIFKQAEPYLMYGLTEAFRSTYLDPRELANRPGSMGKAIPNAEIVVVREDGSLCGSNEPGELVHRGPLVSLGYWNAPEKTAERFKFDPVAPKGIQLPPRAVWSGDTVRFDSEGYLYFIGRRDEMIKSSGYRISPTEVEEAVYQLSNELTDVAALGIEHAELGQAILVIFACQQGADINTAEWLLQLKRILPNYMLPKQLIQLQQMPKNANGKIDRNTLAGQYRDYFQQINNKQLSKSINDTSSSGEGNNAN
- a CDS encoding acyl carrier protein, which gives rise to MPHQQLLADILRSVLQIDTQFEDDTLLLGAIPEFDSMAVITVITELEEQLGIQIDDDEISAEVFESFGQLYSFIQQKQAA